One genomic window of Glycine soja cultivar W05 chromosome 9, ASM419377v2, whole genome shotgun sequence includes the following:
- the LOC114368587 gene encoding BAG family molecular chaperone regulator 3-like, with protein sequence MMGMRNISSSNNNNKTNGHSSIMNNGGSDGNRAEPGSKEWEMRPGGMLVQMRTADSDRNPALVPTIRVRIKFGSIYHEVNISSQATFGELKKMLSGPTGLHHEDQKLFYKDKERDSKAFLDMVGVKDKSKIVLVEDPISQEKRLLERRKNAKMEKAAKSISAISLEVDRLAGRVSAFESIISKGGRVVETDLLNLIELLMNQLLKLDGIVADGDVKLQRKMQVKRIQKYVETLDVLKVKNSMSSSNGDHATVQLQQKHSNGQQQKHSNGHHRSALAPIQEQQQEQEQPPRNSTSGVVVTTNWELFDSVPPLIPVPSTSPSPHPSETNKSGPPKFNWEFFN encoded by the exons ATGATGGGAATGAGGAATATTAGTAGtagtaataacaataataagacAAATGGTCATTCTTCCATCATGAACAATGGAGGTTCAGATGGTAACAGAGCTGAGCCAGGTTCAAAGGAATGGGAGATGAGGCCAGGTGGAATGTTGGTTCAGATGAGAACTGCTGATTCGGATCGGAACCCAGCACTTGTGCCAACAATTAGAGTTAGGATCAAGTTTGGTTCAATTTACCATGAAGTCAATATTAGTTCACAAGCTACATTTG GggagttgaaaaaaatgctgTCTGGGCCAACTGGGTTACACCATGAAGACCAAAAGCTGTTTTACAAAGACAAGGAGAGGGATTCAAAGGCTTTTCTTGACATGGTTGGGGTGAAGGACAAATCCAAGATAGTGCTAGTGGAAGACCCTATTAGTCAAGAGAAGAGGTTGTTAGAGAGAAGGAAGAATGCTAAGATGGAGAAAGCTGCAAAGTCAATCTCAGCAATCAGCTTGGAAGTAGATAGGCTTGCAGGACGG GTATCAGCCTTTGAGTCCATTATTAGCAAAGGTGGGAGAGTTGTGGAAACAGATTTGCTTAATCTGATTGAGTTATTGATGAATCAATTGCTTAAATTGGATGGTATAGTGGCTGATGGGGATGTGAAACTACAGAGGAAAATGCAG GTAAAAAGAATTCAAAAGTATGTTGAAACACTTGATGTGCTGAAGGTTAAGAATTCTATGTCTAGTAGCAATGGAGACCATGCCACAGTGCAGCTTCAACAGAAGCATTCAAATGGGCAACAACAAAAGCATTCAAATGGACATCATAGATCAGCCTTAGCACCAATTCAAGAGCagcaacaagaacaagaacaacccCCAAGGAATTCCACCTCAGGAGTTGTAGTTACCACAAACTGGGAATTGTTTGATTCTGTCCCACCATTAATCCCTGTGCCATCCACATCCCCATCCCCACATCCCTCGGAGACCAATAAATCAGGTCCTCCCAAGTTCAATTGGGAATTCTTCAACTAA
- the LOC114368589 gene encoding BAG family molecular chaperone regulator 1-like → MMRMKNISSSIMNGGGSVGCRSEPGSKEWEMRPGGMLVQMRTADSGRNPALLPTIRVKVKFGSIYHEVNISSQATFGELKKMLSGLTGLHHEDQKLFYKDKERDSKAFLDIVGVKDKSKIVLVEDPISQEKRLLERRKNAKMEKAAKSISEISLEVDRLAGRVSAFESIISKGGKVVETDVLNLIELLMNQLLKLDGIMADGDVKLQRKMQVRRVQKYVETLDVLKVKNSMPSSNGDQAPVKPHQKHSNGQRKGPIQEQQQKHSNGRHRLALAPIQEQQQEQPRNSSENSLALYQEQQEQPSRNSTSGVVVTTNWELFDSVPPLIPVQATSPPPPSSVTNNSGPPKFNWEFFD, encoded by the exons ATGATGAGGATGAAGAATATTAGTAGTAGCATCATGAATGGAGGTGGTTCAGTTGGTTGTAGATCTGAGCCGGGTTCAAAGGAATGGGAGATGAGGCCAGGTGGAATGTTGGTTCAGATGAGAACTGCTGATTCGGGTCGGAACCCAGCACTTTTGCCAACAATTAGAGTAAAGGTCAAGTTTGGTTCAATTTACCATGAAGTCAACATTAGTTCCCAAGCTACATTTG GGGAGTTGAAGAAAATGCTGTCAGGGCTAACTGGTTTACACCATGAAGACCAAAAGCTGTTTTACAAAGACAAGGAGAGGGATTCAAAGGCTTTTCTTGACATAGTTGGGGTGAAGGACAAATCCAAGATAGTGCTAGTGGAAGACCCTATTAGTCAAGAAAAGAGGTTGTTAGAGAGAAGGAAGAATGCTAAGATGGAGAAAGCTGCAAAGTCGATCTCAGAAATCAGCTTGGAAGTAGATAGGCTTGCAGGGAGG GTATCAGCCTTTGAGTCAATTATTAGCAAAGGTGGGAAAGTTGTGGAAACAGATGTGCTTAATCTGATTGAGTTATTGATGAATCAATTGCTTAAATTGGATGGTATAATGGCTGATGGGGATGTGAAACTACAGAGGAAAATGCAG GTAAGAAGAGTTCAAAAGTATGTTGAAACTCTTGATGTGCTGAAAGTTAAGAATTCTATGCCTAGTAGCAATGGAGACCAAGCCCCAGTGAAGCCCCATCAGAagcattcaaatggtcaaaggAAGGGACCAATTCAAGAGCAACAACAAAAGCATTCAAATGGACGTCATAGATTAGCCTTAGCACCAATTCAGGAGCAGCAACAAGAACAACCAAGGAACTCAAGTGAGAATTCTCTAGCACTATATCAAGAGCAACAAGAACAACCCTCAAGGAATTCCACCTCAGGAGTTGTAGTTACCACAAATTGGGAGTTGTTTGATTCTGTCCCACCATTAATCCCTGTGCAAGCCACATCACCACCCCCACCCTCCTCAGTGACCAATAATTCAGGTCCTCCCAAGTTCAATTGGGAATTCTTCGACTAA